Proteins from a single region of Chitinibacter bivalviorum:
- a CDS encoding polyprenyl synthetase family protein — translation MQFVKSVVDADMAIMDNVIRDRLYSDVVLVRQVAEYIVASGGKRLRPMITLLSAQALGYQGKHHHELAAVIEFIHTATLLHDDVVDESSLRRGRDTANALFGNAASVLVGDFLYSRAFQMMVNCGSMRIMEVLSDATNVIAEGEVLQLMNIGNIDIDEADYLKVIRYKTAKLFEAASRLGAILAERNADTEDALARYGMHLGTAFQIIDDVLDYSGKQEEIGKSLGDDLAEGKPTLPLIYVMRHGQAEAAATVKDALEHAKRENFDAVLAAVQQSGALEYAREVAKKEAQLAKDCLKNITNNPYTQALEALATLAIDRNS, via the coding sequence CAGTTTGTAAAGTCGGTCGTAGATGCCGACATGGCCATCATGGACAACGTCATTCGTGACCGCCTCTATTCCGATGTCGTTTTAGTGCGCCAAGTTGCCGAGTACATCGTCGCATCCGGCGGTAAACGTCTACGCCCGATGATTACCCTCCTCTCGGCACAAGCCCTTGGCTATCAAGGCAAGCACCATCACGAGCTCGCTGCAGTGATCGAATTCATTCACACCGCAACACTGCTACACGATGATGTAGTCGATGAATCCAGCCTGCGCCGCGGCCGCGACACAGCCAACGCACTCTTTGGCAACGCAGCCAGTGTCTTGGTCGGCGACTTTCTATACAGCCGCGCCTTTCAAATGATGGTGAACTGCGGCTCGATGCGCATTATGGAAGTCCTCTCCGACGCCACTAACGTCATCGCCGAAGGCGAAGTACTGCAACTCATGAACATCGGCAACATCGATATCGATGAAGCCGACTATCTCAAAGTCATTCGCTACAAAACCGCCAAGCTATTTGAAGCAGCATCCCGCCTCGGCGCCATCCTGGCTGAGCGCAACGCAGACACCGAAGACGCACTTGCGCGCTACGGCATGCATCTGGGCACAGCCTTCCAAATTATTGACGACGTACTCGACTACAGCGGCAAACAAGAAGAAATTGGCAAATCGCTCGGCGACGACCTTGCCGAAGGCAAACCAACCCTACCGCTGATTTACGTCATGCGCCACGGCCAAGCCGAGGCCGCAGCCACCGTCAAAGATGCACTCGAGCACGCCAAGCGTGAAAATTTTGACGCCGTACTCGCTGCCGTACAACAATCAGGCGCCCTAGAATACGCGCGCGAAGTGGCCAAAAAAGAAGCGCAACTGGCAAAAGACTGCCTCAAGAACATCACCAACAACCCATACACCCAAGCGCTCGAAGCACTCGCAACCCTCGCCATTGATCGCAACAGCTAA
- the rplS gene encoding 50S ribosomal protein L19 produces MNLIQQLEQEEIARLGKTIPDFAPGDTVVVSVKVKEGTRERLQAYEGVVISKRNRGLNSNFIVRKISSGTGVERTFQTYSPLVASVEVKRRGDVRRAKLYYLRDRSGKSARIKEKLPARKVATPAA; encoded by the coding sequence ATGAACTTGATTCAACAACTCGAGCAAGAAGAAATCGCCCGTTTGGGTAAAACTATTCCTGACTTTGCGCCAGGCGACACTGTTGTCGTATCGGTAAAGGTTAAGGAAGGTACACGTGAACGTCTGCAGGCTTACGAAGGCGTGGTTATTTCTAAGCGTAACCGTGGTCTGAACAGCAACTTCATCGTTCGCAAAATTTCTTCTGGTACTGGCGTTGAGCGTACATTCCAGACTTACTCTCCACTGGTTGCTTCTGTTGAAGTTAAACGCCGTGGTGACGTTCGTCGCGCTAAACTGTATTACCTCCGTGATCGTTCAGGTAAATCTGCACGTATCAAGGAAAAATTGCCGGCGCGCAAAGTGGCTACTCCAGCTGCTTAA
- the trmD gene encoding tRNA (guanosine(37)-N1)-methyltransferase TrmD, which produces MQFDVVTLFPEMFAAITAHGVTRRAVELGLIGVETCNPRDFTTDNYHRVDDRPFGGGPGMVMLPAPLDAAIGYSKQRQLASGLQPYTVYMSPQGAPLTHQKAVELAQKSALVLLCGRYEGVDERVIASHVDEEISVGDYVLSGGELPAMIVIDAVSRLLPGVLNTAASAVEDSFVDGLLDCPHYTRPEVYRDMAVPEVLLSGNHAAIRRWRLKQSLGRTWLRRPDLLQQRQLSKEETRLLAEFKTENSAVPQT; this is translated from the coding sequence ATGCAGTTTGATGTGGTGACCTTGTTTCCCGAGATGTTTGCCGCAATTACGGCGCATGGCGTAACGCGTCGTGCAGTTGAATTGGGCTTGATTGGGGTTGAAACTTGTAATCCGCGGGATTTTACGACCGATAACTATCATCGTGTGGATGATAGGCCGTTCGGTGGTGGCCCGGGGATGGTGATGTTGCCGGCACCACTGGATGCGGCTATTGGGTATAGCAAGCAACGCCAATTGGCGTCTGGCTTGCAGCCTTATACGGTGTATATGTCCCCTCAGGGTGCACCGTTGACGCATCAAAAAGCAGTAGAGTTGGCGCAGAAGTCGGCGCTGGTTTTGTTGTGTGGGCGTTATGAGGGGGTGGACGAGCGAGTGATTGCCTCGCACGTCGATGAAGAAATCTCGGTGGGTGATTATGTGTTGTCGGGTGGTGAACTGCCCGCAATGATCGTCATTGATGCCGTGTCCCGTTTGTTGCCGGGGGTGTTAAATACGGCGGCGAGCGCGGTAGAGGATTCGTTTGTGGACGGGTTGTTGGATTGCCCGCATTACACCCGTCCTGAAGTTTATCGCGACATGGCGGTGCCGGAAGTTTTGCTTTCGGGGAACCATGCCGCAATAAGGCGCTGGCGCTTGAAGCAGTCGCTCGGTCGTACTTGGTTACGCCGTCCTGATTTGTTGCAGCAACGTCAGTTATCTAAAGAAGAGACTCGTCTTCTGGCTGAATTTAAAACTGAAAATTCGGCGGTACCGCAAACCTAG